One part of the Alligator mississippiensis isolate rAllMis1 chromosome 3, rAllMis1, whole genome shotgun sequence genome encodes these proteins:
- the LOC132249507 gene encoding uncharacterized protein LOC132249507, translating to MSKPFSLFVHDRGGVAVGVLTQKLGSWQRPVAYFSKKLDFVSCGWPACLRAVAATCLLIQEAEKLTLGHEMIVYVPHAVLTVLEQKGGNWLTPGRMARYQAILLDKPEIKLAISRTVNPAILLPSMGDTPDLVHDCLQTLETVYSSRPNLRDRPLEKADLEFYTDGSSSIENGIRKSGYAIVTTQNVIEAGPLNPSVSAQKAELIAVTRALQLAANKTVN from the coding sequence atgagtaagcctttttccctttttgtgcatgaccgaggtggggtagccgtgggagtcttaacacagaaattgggtagctggcaacgaccagtggcatatttttcaaaaaaattagactttgtgtcatgtggatggcctgcttgtctccgggctgttgctgccacctgtctgctaatacaagaagctgaaaagttaaccctaggccatgaaatgattgtatatgtgcctcacgcagtacttacagtcctggaacagaaaggagggaactggttaactccgggacgaatggctcgatatcaggccatcctcctagataagcctgaaataaaactggccatttctcgcactgtaaatccagcaatattgttgccatctatgggtgacacaccagatcttgtgcatgattgtttgcaaacattggaaactgtttattcttcaagaccaaatttgagagacagacctcttgaaaaagctgacttggagttctacactgatggcagctcgagtatagagaatggaattcgaaaatccggatatgctatcgtgactacacagaatgtgatagaagcaggacctttaaacccatctgtttcagctcaaaaggctgaactcattgctgtgactcgggctttgcaattggcagccaacaaaactgtcaat